CTGAAGCTCCCCACGGGCGAAGCCGGAGGCCCCTATACCGTGACCCTCAGCGACGGCGAACCGCTCGTGCTCGACAATGTCCTCGTGGGCGAGGTGTGGGTCTGCTCGGGACAGTCCAACATGGAGATGCCCGTGAGCGGATTCATGTTCCAACCCGTCGAAGGGGCGGTCGATGCCATCGCCGATGCGGGCATGTACCCCGGCATTCGGATGTTCACCGTCCCCAGGGTCTCGTCCAAGACGCCCCTGGACGATTGCGATGCGGCCTGGCAGACCGCGACGCCCGCCTCCGTCGGCCAGTTCAGCGCCGTGGGCTATTTTTTCGGGCGTATGCTCTACAAGGCGCTGGGCATTCCGGTCGGGCTCATCACCTCCAACTGGGGCGGTTCGACCATCGAGGCGTGGATGACCGTCGAGGCCATCGACGCGACGCCGGGCATCGACCACGCCGTTGCCAAGTCGGGAACCTACGACAACAGCATTCCCCAGCGGCTCTACAACGGAATGATCCTGCCCGTCTGCCGCTATACGGCCAAAGGGTTCATCTGGTACCAGGGCGAGTCGAACCGCAAGAACTGGTACGATTACAAGGCATTGCAGGTCTCGCTCGTCAAACTCTGGCGGGAAACCTGGGGCGACGGGAAGATGCCGTTCTACTATACGCAGCTGGCGCCTTACCGCTACGAGGGCGACGAGCTGCGTTCGCTGCCGCTGGTGATCGAGGCGCAGTACCGGGCGCTGGCCGAAATCCCGCACTCGGGGATC
This Alistipes onderdonkii DNA region includes the following protein-coding sequences:
- a CDS encoding sialate O-acetylesterase translates to MKRLFSVVLALLLAVQLPARVKLPAVLGSNMVLQRNAEVNFWGEASPRSRVRVTASWDGRTHETRADASGRWALKLPTGEAGGPYTVTLSDGEPLVLDNVLVGEVWVCSGQSNMEMPVSGFMFQPVEGAVDAIADAGMYPGIRMFTVPRVSSKTPLDDCDAAWQTATPASVGQFSAVGYFFGRMLYKALGIPVGLITSNWGGSTIEAWMTVEAIDATPGIDHAVAKSGTYDNSIPQRLYNGMILPVCRYTAKGFIWYQGESNRKNWYDYKALQVSLVKLWRETWGDGKMPFYYTQLAPYRYEGDELRSLPLVIEAQYRALAEIPHSGIAATTDLGNPTCIHPARKREVGERLAFLALANDYGVTGLPAPAPVYKSMERDGNKLVLTFDNLPVRAQNGVDSFVAFGPDGYLRPGGFEIAGEDRVFHPAVANFKYWDNRIEVSSDRVSDPVAVRYAFRNYCPEANVMTTMGQPLVPFRTDDWPLDDIGQIR